Below is a genomic region from Leptospirales bacterium.
CAAGGCCGGCAGATTCAGCTCAGCGCTCTTGATTCCGCTACGTGCAATTTCAGGCGCTTCGATGAGCAATTCGCCGCGCCGTTCGCCCATTTGGCCGCTTATTCGCAGGCGCGCACCGCTGCCTACAGGAAAGGGGCCAAAACGCAGTTCGCCGCCGTGCAGCTCCCGACGACGCAGACCCGCAAAGAGGCGCAATCGATCTTCGCGCACCGAAACTACAAATTCGCGCAACAGTAACAGCGCCTCGGCAAAGGCCCAGCCATGGAAGCCATCGCCCATGCAGCCGCCGCCAGTTTGCGGATGAATGCCCTCTGGATAAGTCCAGAATCCGGCAGCCGCCCGCAGCACCGCTTTCAATAGCTTTCGCGCGCGACGCACGTCGCCGAGGACAAACCAGCATTGCGCCAGCTGCAGGCTGAGATAGACGTTGTAGCCGGAATGAATGATATTTTGAAGAAAGAGCCCCTGATCGCAAAAGCGTCGCTCGATTTGCCGCAAAGTATTGCGATTCTCGACATCGCTGAATAGACCCAATCGCAGCGGATAGAGTTCGGGCAGCCCGCCGATCATCCCGCAATCAAGCGGTCGTCCAGGGCCCGCCGGCAGGGCGCCCAGCCGTTCCAGATCTGCCGCCGCAATCTGGCGGAAGTCATTCCGATAGGACTCCAGCTCGCTGCGAAACCGCGAAGCTGCTGCGCTACGCTGCAATTGCTCGGCAATCTGCACGGTCTCTCGCAAACCGCCGATGCTCCAGAGGTTGTCCCAGTAGTAGTAGTCCGCCGGTCCCAGGTGTTCTGCGCTGAAGCCCGCCGGCAACAGTTTGCCCTGGTAGCCGCGACGGCGATGGTCGACGATCCACTCTGCGCCGCGCAGTACAGTCGAGAAGACTTCATTCAAGAGGCGCTGGTCGCCGGCCAGATCGGCAAAGCGCGCAATGGTCCAGATCGCCTGGCCATTGGAGTCCCACTCGCCCTCCTGCGAACGAAAGAAGCCATTGCGGTCAATACGCTCCGGATAACGCTCCACAACGCGGCGCGCTTTATCGAGATAGTTCCAGGCCATCAGTGCCGACAGCATATAGGCGGCATCGCGAAAGAAGAACATGTGGTATGTATATGCGCCTGGCGTAATCACCTGCGCTGTTTGAAGGGATAGCAAGTGCCCGCGCATAGCCTGCGCCGCTTCGTTCCACTGCGGACGCGCACAATGAAATTCCGCGCCTCGCTCAGTCAGCTTGCGCCACTTGCGCAGTGAGCGATTGATACCGCCGGTTACAGCGGCCGGGCGCAGATTGAAGATCCGCGCTGGATCGAAGATTGCGGCTGTTTGAAGATCTTTGATCTTACGCGCCCGGCCAGAGCGGTCGCGCACGTACTTCAATCGCGGCGGTCGACGCCGCTCGTTGCGAGCGGCGTTGGTGAAAAGATTATTGAGCAACTCGGCGTCTTGTTTGGTCAGGTGTTCGCGTTGGTAGTTACGGGCTACGAAAAGTATTTCGCCGCGACGTTTTAGTTGGTAGTGGAACACGGCCGTGCAGACGCCAAAGGGACATTCCGTTTCCAGCCAGGCCTGTCCGCGACGGATGGCATCGCCTTGCTCAAGATTGGAAAGCGCGATGCGATCCGGGGACTGCAGCAGCGAAATTTCCGGCGACCCGTTGAGGGCGATGACGCCGCCCTCGCCTCCTCCGCCAGCGCTAATGGAACGATATTCAAGGCGCGAAATCGGCGCAGGCCCTTCAACATTGAAGGGCCGTACACATAGACCGATGCGCGCCGGCGTTGCTCCGGTGTAGCGATAGCGCAGCGAACAGAGCAGGATCTCCGGATTTTCCGAACTGCCGGCGACGGTCCAGTCCGCTTGAAAATCCGCGCGTCGAAAGCTTGTACGAAAAACCGGCAGCCCGCGCACCAGCTTCTGTCGTATGCGGAAATCTCCAGGAGTGGGAGCAGTGTAGATCTGGTCGGCCTGGTAGAGAGCAAGTTCGAGGCTGTAGTAGCCGGCGACCGGCGAGACAGCCCCGGCTGGATCAACTACGGCAAAGGATTCGCCCTCCGGCGATCGAAGACCAGCCCAGTTGCGATGAGTGAGATTCACAGACAACATGGTCGCGCCGCGCGGAGCAAAACCCGGGCTGCGGTGATCATATTGACGGGCCACCCAGTGCGGGCGGACAAACTCCGGATAAAATTGGAAAAAGGCGTAGTTCCACATGCCCGAGGCAAAGACCCGCGAGGCCATGGGCAGGTTTTCTACAGGCAAGGCCGCCTGGTGGGGATTGGCCAGCCGTACCGCCGAGGAAACCAACCCGCTAACATCCGGATGCAGGCCAAATAAACGAGCGAGGGCGTTGATGATCCGGCGGCGAAGGCCGGGCTTGCCCGAGTGGCTGGGCGCGTTCAGCTGGCCAGAGCCTCTTCTTCGGTTTCGAATATATCAAACATGTCCATCAACTCTACGACTTCGAATACCTTGCGCACAGCAATAGAAAGGTTACAGAGCTTCAAGTTGCGTCCGCCATCTTTCAAAGTTCGCATCAACGAAACAAATACGCGAAGCCCGGAAGAGGACATATACTCCACGCCTTCCAGATTCAAAATGAAATGCTTGTCGGCAAACTTCTTGATCAGCTCGTTCAGCTTCGTTTCGATTTCTGAGGCTAGATGGACGTCCATGCGTCCGGAGAGGCTGACGACAACATAACCGCCCTTTTCCTTGAATGCCAGGCTCATTTGCGCTCCTATTCCACCGTCCCAGTTCAGGGTCTGTGTATGTCTTTCTCCATGGCCAGCAGGTTTTCACCGTCTTTTCGCTCGTAGCGAACCTGATCCATGAGCGATCGTATTAAGTAGACGCCAAAACCGCCCTTTCTGCGACCGGAGAGATTCTCGCGAACATCGGGTTCCTGGACCAGATCGGTCTCAAAGGGCCGACCGGAATCGCGAAAATTCATCTTCAATATATGGTTTGATTCAATCTGCAAGTGGCACTCAAACTCCGAGACGCCCTCCGCAAGGTCGCCGTAGGCGTGAACTACAATATTTGTGGCTGCCTCATCGGAGACCAGCAGAA
It encodes:
- a CDS encoding anti-sigma factor antagonist (This anti-anti-sigma factor, or anti-sigma factor antagonist, belongs to a family that includes characterized members SpoIIAA, RsbV, RsfA, and RsfB.) yields the protein MSLAFKEKGGYVVVSLSGRMDVHLASEIETKLNELIKKFADKHFILNLEGVEYMSSSGLRVFVSLMRTLKDGGRNLKLCNLSIAVRKVFEVVELMDMFDIFETEEEALAS